A region of Lagenorhynchus albirostris chromosome 20, mLagAlb1.1, whole genome shotgun sequence DNA encodes the following proteins:
- the PRCD gene encoding photoreceptor disk component PRCD, giving the protein MCTTLFLLSTLAMLWRRRFANRVQPEPSGVDGAVMGSSLETDLQSSGREKEPLK; this is encoded by the exons ATGTGCACTACCCTCTTCCTGCTCAGCACCTTGGCCATGCTCTGGCGCCGCCGATTCGCCAACAGGGTCCAACC AGAGCCCAGTGGAGTAGATGGGGCAGTTATGGGCAGCAGCTTGGAAACAGACCTCCAGTCCTCAGGCAG agAGAAAGAACCGCTGAAGTAA